The DNA segment CTTTTTCAAAACCCATTCCATATGATAGACCGGAACAACCGCCACCTTGAACGTATACTCTAAGGTATTCAGGGGCTTCTGCTTCTTCTTTCATAAATTCTTGGATTTTTTCAGCAGCTTTTGCGGTAACTGTGACCATTTTTTGTGTTTGCTCAGTTGCCATTATAAAGAAAAAAGGCGATTCAAATTATAATAAGCTTTTCCCACCAGACACACTAGTAATTCAGGAAATTGTGGGACATGCAATGAATATTTCTAGTGATCAGCAATATGTTTGACTAAATCACTAGATGTTAAAATTCCAACAACCTTATCATCGTCAATAACAGGTAATTTTTTTACATTTCTAGTAGACATCAAGTCAGATGCAATCCATAAATCAGAATCCGGATCAATTGAGATGAGAGGGGAAGACATTATTCTTCTAACAGGAGTATCAATAGGATAGGAGTGGGCAGTGATTTTAATTGCAAAATCCCTATCAGTTACAATTCCAACAGGCAAATTATTTTCCAAAACTATAACAGCTCCAATTCCAGTATCTTCCATCATTTTTGCAGCATCTGTAGCAGTAACAGAAGAATCAACAGATACAATAGAATTGTTCATGATTTGTTTTACCAGAGTTTTTTGTTGAACAGAATCAGGTGAAGTCATAGATAAATATTATGAAAAGAGATATTTCAAATGATAAATTGAATTTCAATTATGATAATCATGTTCATTAAAATCAGAGCCCAACGAAATTGACAGAAGTACTGTGGTATCAGTTGTTTGGAATTTTAGTTCTTTTTCAGGTAAGAAACTACGAAAGACTTGAGTTAACAATTGTTCAGCAAAAACAGACCACCTTAAACCTAAATCATGTTGAATCAAAAACGTATGCATATCGCCTTCTACTCGATGATCAGAGTTCATCCCAGATGCTCTCATGTAATCTTCTAATGTTTCAATACATCTTTTCAAATCATATCCACCTTTGATAAACAAAACAGTGTCCTTTATCATAGGAAACATCAAAGTGATTATTTCATCAATGTCTTTTCCATCAAGTTCTCCACCCAATGCTTCAAGGATTCCCTTTGGAACTGGAATCATTCCAATTTTACTAGAAAAACGATCCCATTGGACATATTTTTCTAGAATTTGTCTGACCAATACATTTTGTGAAATTCCTCTTTGTGTAGACTCAGTTTCTAATTCAGAGACGAGTTTTTCTGGTAGTCTGTACGTAATGCTTCGAGTAGATTCTTTTTTTTGGGAATGAATTTGTCTATTGGGTGTAAGATTTTCGTCCATCATTTTTAGCTCAAACAAAAATCTCCAACAGTTAACTTGCGTGTGAAGTATTTGGAACCAATTCCACAGTCGTGACCTCTAAATCACATTTTAGAGAAATGGATTTTACCCTACTCTTGTATAGAAAGTATTTCTTTCCATCCTGATTAATCGAGCCAGAAATAGCCAGTAATTTGGCATCATATAGAGTCTGTAATCTTCTATATACAGTGCTAATAGGAATTTTTTTTTCACTGGATATTTCCATTGCAGATTTTGGCTTTTCTAGAGTGTTATGCAGGATTAGTTTGCAATATTTATCAGCAAGTATTTCCAAAATGACCTGCTTTCTATCTTCATCCATAATTTTTTGAGATTGAATTAATTCTTGCATGAAAAAATAGGTTCAAAATTAAATATAACAGATTAGTTTACACTGCAAGACAATGTATACACATTTTCAGAGCCAAGATCAAATAATTTTAAGATCTCAACGATCGTAATTTTCAAAAATTATGTCTAATTACATCATTAAATCACATAAGAAGGTTCATAGAAGAACAACTCCACTTTTTTATTTTTATTTAATAATTTATAAAATATTTAGAGAACTATTTGAAAATCTACATAATCATTTAAATTTACAAAAAACATCGTAGTGTGTGGAAAATAAATCAAGAAAATTAGTCGTTCCAGTTTCAGTGTTAACAATATTATTAATTTCATTTTCCATAAATTTTGCAAACGCAGAACCAGTTCCAGAATGGGTAAAAAATACAGCATTGTGGTATGGTGAAGGGATTATTTCGGAAGAGGAATTTCTCAATATGATAAAATTTTTAATAGAAAATAAGGTCATTGTGTTAGATAGTATTACGGAGCCAGCCCCACAGATTGTAAATACACAAGTCATTATTCCAAATGGGAACTTTGATGTTACAGGTGCAGGATTTTACTCCCCCTTGAATCTGGAGATTGAAGTAGGAACCACAGTCACTTGGGTAAATGACGATTCAGTTCCTCACAATATACAAAGTATGGGCGATAGTGGAAAAGTCACACAGTTGTTTAACAGTCCGCCACTAAATACAGGTGACAGATTTGAATTTACATTTGAAAAATCAGGTGTGTATAATTACTTCTGTTCATTCCATCCTTGGAGAGTTGGAGTAGTTACAGTTTCTTAAAACAAAAAATAATAAAATAAGAAAGAAATTAGAAATAGCTATTTCTTGGACTTGTTTACAAATGCTGTCATTCGCTCTTCTCTGTCAGGATGAGTAAAGCAGTTTCTCCAAGCAAGAAGTTCTATTGCAAGTCCAGTATCAAGATCCGCATTTCTTCCTTTGTTGATTGCAACTTTAGACATCTGAACACCCATTGTAGAGTTTCCAGCTATTTGTTGTGCCATTTTCAAAGCTTCTTCTTGTAAAGATGCAAGTGGAACTACTTGGTTTACGAGACCAATTTCTTTTGCTTCTTCTGCTTTGACCATTTTACCAGTATAGACAAGTTCTTTTGCCTTTGCTATTCCCACAATTCTCATTAATCTTTGAGTACCACCCCATCCTGGAGGGATACCAATTGTTACTTCTGGCTGACCAAGTCTAGCCGTATCTGCTGCTATTCTAATATCACAAGACATTGCAAGTTCACAACCTCCACCTAGTGCAAAACCATTAACTGCTGCAATGGTTGGTTGTTTAACCAATTCAACAGTTTCAGTAACAAGCTGACCTGTCTTTGCATATTCAACGGATTCATCTGCAGAGATTTTAGACATGTATTCAATATCTGCACCAGCAGAAAACGCCTTTTCTCCCTCACCAGTCAAAATGATAACTTTAACGTCATCATTATGGTTTAGTTCTTCAAAGGTTTTGATTAGTTCTTTTGCAACATCAGTATTCATAGCATTAAGTTTGTCCGGTCTGTTAATTTTGACAGTACAAATGCCATCAGAAGTAGATGTGGTAACTAGTGACATGTTAATTTGACATGAGATATGGGAATTAAATGTTCTCTATTTTCCGAGTGTTTTTCCCCATTGAGCCAATGCGGAAGCTGCTGCAACCCAAGTTCGGAGATCTTGATAAACAGGAACATTGTGTTTTTCAATTAATTTTATCATTTTTTCAGTATATGGACCTCCATTGCCACCAGCAAGGATGGGTTTCTTATTTTTCTTTGACAATTCATCTAGAAAACCAACAATTGTTTCTTCAAGAGGATCATCTTGGAACACAAACCAAGGCATGGCAATATCAATATTTTTTTCAGCTAAAAATTGTTCAATAACAAATCTATAGTCATCAGCAGTTGCACCACCACCAACATCTGCAGGATTACCGTTATGGATTGGGACAGTAGGTGGGAAACGAGCCTTAATTTTTTTGAGAATTTGTGGAGATAGTTTTCCTATTGTAAGACCTAATCTTTCTAATTGATCAATTCCACCAATCATTGGACCAGCCCCATTACTTGTCATAGCAACACGATTGCCCTTTGCAGCTGGTTGCCATGCAAGTGCCTTTAAGACTCCCACTAGTTCTTGATAACTATCAACTGAAATAATTCCTGCTTGCTTGAATGCACCCATAATCATTGCATTTGAGCCTCCGAGTGAGCCTGTATGTGATGCAGCTTGTTTTGCACCGGCAGCAGTTCTTCCACTCTTCCAAATTACGATTGGTTTCTTTTTCTCTTTCATTACACGTTTAGCAGTATTGATGAATTTTCTACCATCACCGAATCCTTCAACGTATAATCCAATCACTTTGGTTTGAGGATCATTTGCAGCATACCATATCATGTCTGCCTCATCAACATCAGAACGATTACCAAAACTAATCATTTTCGATAAACCAAATACATCTGCACTTTCTAACATACTAATTCCCATAGTTCCGCTTTGGGAGAAGAATGCAACATTTCCTAATTTTGAACGAACCATTCTTTCTTGACCTTGGAATGCACAATCAAGTCTATTTGCAGCATTGAACATTCCAATACAGTTAGGACCTACTACACGAATTTTGTGTTTTAATGATAATGCTTTAACTTCAGCTTCCATTGCTGCTCGGTCACCACCAAGTTCTTTACCACCACCTGAAACAATAACAACATTATGAATTCCTTTCTTTGCACAGGTCTTCATAATTTCTCCACATGCTGAAAGATCAACACATACAACTACCAGATCAACCTTTGCAGTAATTGCATCTAATGATGGATAGCATTTGATTCCAAGAATTTCTTTTTGTTTAGGATTAATAGGATATACTTTACCTTTGTAATCTTGTTTTCCTAGTGCATCTAGTACAGAATTACCAATCTTTCCAGGTGTTGCAGATGCACCAACTAGTGCAACAGACTTTGGAGTAAAGAATGACTCCATAGATTCTATGTTGGGTTTTGCTTTGGAAATTGAATTCTTTTTCAATTTATTATTTAGAATAATTTTTGCATCAACTACAAAGTGGGATTTTGGATAAACAACCACAGGGTTAAAGTCAATACTGTTGATGTAATCTGCATTTTCTACGCCTAATTTTCCAATTTGAACTAACATTTTTGCCACCATGTTAAGATCAACAGGTTCGCTTCCTCTGAAACCTTTGAGGAGTTTGGAGCCTTTCAGTTCGTTTAACATTGATTTTGCATCAGATGTTGTAATAGGTAGCATTCTAAATGCAACATCCTTGAAGACTTCGGTCATAACTCCTCCCAATCCAGCCATAATCATTGGACCAAATTGTGGATCATTTTGAATACCTACAATTAACTCAATGCCTTTTGGAACCATCTTTTCCAAAAGAATTCCTTTAACTTCAACTCCTTTCTTTTTTGAAAGACGACCATGCATATCTTTGAATGTCTTTTTTACATCGTTGACATTGTCAATTCCAACTTTAACTCCACCAACATCAGTCTTGTGTAAGATTTGTGGAGATACTACTTTCATTACAAGAGGGAACCCAATTTTTTTTGCTTGCTTTACTGCATCTTCAGCAGAAGTAGCAAGTGCATATGGTGGAACTTTAACTCCATATGTTTTAAGAATGGATTTTGATAATTCTTCAGTGATGACTTTATGATCTGTTTGAATAATTTCTTCAAAAATTTTCTTGACAGCAGTCATCGTTCTATCGATAAAATTAGAATTAACTATATTAAACTTTGGTCAAAGGTCAAATGCATATTTGAAATTTTTGTAAAAATTATTCATATTTGATTTTACAATTGGAATATTTTCAACAAGATCTGAACGAATTTTTTGTGGATCGATGTAGGGTATTTTTTGTAATTTTTCTTCTGTATTATCAAGCCACAAATTCACCATATCTTCATTTACTTCTAAATGAAATTGCAGACCAACTGCACTCTTGTATTGAAATGCCTGATTTGGATAATGCTCAGATGATGCTAATTGAATTGCACCTTGGGGTAAATCAAAGGTATCTCCATGCCAATGAAATACAGTGAATGGATTTTTGAAGCCAGAAAAAAATAAAGAATTGCCACTAGTTTTCAAATCATTATAAAATCCGATTTCTTTTTTTGGTCCAGCGTAAACTTTGGCACCAAACGTTTTAGCAATTAATTGAGACCCCAAACAAATTCCAAGTATAGGAGTATCCTTTTCAACAGAATTTCGGATAAGTTGTTGTTCTGCTAGAAGATAGGGTAAATCGTCATTCGCACTTTCAGGTGCACCTAAAATCACAACAAGCGAAAAGTCTTTGTCTGGAAGTTTTTCATGTTTTGCGTTTACAGATGTAATTTCAAATCCATCTTTTTGTAAAAGTTCACCAAGATATCCCGAACCTTCAATCCGTGTATTTTGTATAAGTAATACATTAGACATTTTTCTAAACGTCTTGTCCTGTAACTACCCACTCAAGACATCTAAGAACACCCTGATAGTATTTCATGGCATCCATTGATTCGGATTTTACTAATTTTTCTTCAATCTTTTTTCTATATTCGGCAATTTCTGTTTCAGTTTTCATTTTATACAGTAATTCATCTTAGTGAATTAATTTATTGGTTTTCAACGTGATGTATTTTAATATGTTAAACCAGATTGGATGTAGTGTTAGTATCTGAACAAGAAATTCTTGAACTAAAAAAATTTGTATGTGAATTAAATGCCATAGAAAACGGAGTGGTGATTGTAGAGGGGAAGCGAGATTCTACTGCATTAAGAAAATTAGGTTTTACAGGTAAAGTTTTAGAATTTCATAGATTTACAGGAATGATTGATTTTGCAGATTCTGTTTCAAAACATGAAAGACTGATTATTCTTTTTGACAGAGACAAAAAAGGTAGAACGTTGACTGGAAAAACAATTCAATTATTACAAAGAAGGACAAAAGTAGATCTTTCCTTCAAAAGAAAATTACGCATAATTACAAAAGGAAAGATAATGTTTATTGAGCAATTAGTGAGTTACGAATCTTATCTAGTCTAAGATTATGGCCATATGCCTTTTTGGTTAAAGGCCTCAAGAACTCTTTCTACAGCTAATACCATAGTTGCCTTCCTCATGTCAATTTTATGCTTTTTGCTGAGTTCATATGCATCTTTGAATCCCTTTGTGATATTTTTTTCCATCTTGTTTGCAACCTCATCAAAGCTCCAATAGTACCCCATGTTATTTTGTACCCACTCCAAGTAAGATATACAGACACCACCAGAGTTTGCCAAGATATCAGGAATAACCAAAATTTTCTTTTTAGCAATAATGGGATCTGCTTCAGGTAATGTAGGACCATTTGCAGCTTCTCCTATGATTTTGCATTTGAGGTTATTTGCAATCTTTGCAGTGATTTGATTCTCTAATGCACCTGGAACTAGAATATCACATTTAGCAGTAAGTAATTCTTCAGTTGAAACTTTTTTACTTCCAGGAAATCCAACAACAGAGCCAGTTTTTTCTTTATACTCCATGAGTTTGCTAACTTTGGCACCTTTTTCAAATAAAATAGAACCTTTAGAATCACTTGCACCAATTACTTTGGCTCCCATCTTTTCCAAATAGATACCTGCAAATGTAGATGCATTTCCAAATCCTTGTAGAACAACTTTTGAAGTTTTAAGATTGATTTTCAATGCTTTAGCAGCTTCTCTTACACAGTATGCTGTTCCCAAACCAGTTGCAACGTTTCTTGCAAGTGAGCCTCCCATAGAGATTGGTTTTCCAGTAATAACACCGGGGGAATATTTGTTACCGTTTAATTTGCTAAATGTATCCATAATTTGGGTCATTTCTCTACCAGTGGTGTAAACATCTGGTGCTGGAATATCTTTTTCAGGTCCAATAATTTCAGAAATTTTATATGCAAATTGACGTGTTAGTCTCTCCATTTCACCATCGCTGAGTTTCTCAGTTTTTGGATTAACATAGATTCCACCTTTACCACCACCAAGAGGAATATCTACAATTGCACATTTCCATGTCATCCATGAAGACAGTGCCATGACTTCGCGT comes from the Candidatus Nitrosopumilus sediminis genome and includes:
- a CDS encoding enoyl-CoA hydratase/isomerase family protein, producing the protein MSLVTTSTSDGICTVKINRPDKLNAMNTDVAKELIKTFEELNHNDDVKVIILTGEGEKAFSAGADIEYMSKISADESVEYAKTGQLVTETVELVKQPTIAAVNGFALGGGCELAMSCDIRIAADTARLGQPEVTIGIPPGWGGTQRLMRIVGIAKAKELVYTGKMVKAEEAKEIGLVNQVVPLASLQEEALKMAQQIAGNSTMGVQMSKVAINKGRNADLDTGLAIELLAWRNCFTHPDREERMTAFVNKSKK
- a CDS encoding toprim domain-containing protein; its protein translation is MLVSEQEILELKKFVCELNAIENGVVIVEGKRDSTALRKLGFTGKVLEFHRFTGMIDFADSVSKHERLIILFDRDKKGRTLTGKTIQLLQRRTKVDLSFKRKLRIITKGKIMFIEQLVSYESYLV
- a CDS encoding 3-hydroxypropionate--CoA ligase, with amino-acid sequence MTAVKKIFEEIIQTDHKVITEELSKSILKTYGVKVPPYALATSAEDAVKQAKKIGFPLVMKVVSPQILHKTDVGGVKVGIDNVNDVKKTFKDMHGRLSKKKGVEVKGILLEKMVPKGIELIVGIQNDPQFGPMIMAGLGGVMTEVFKDVAFRMLPITTSDAKSMLNELKGSKLLKGFRGSEPVDLNMVAKMLVQIGKLGVENADYINSIDFNPVVVYPKSHFVVDAKIILNNKLKKNSISKAKPNIESMESFFTPKSVALVGASATPGKIGNSVLDALGKQDYKGKVYPINPKQKEILGIKCYPSLDAITAKVDLVVVCVDLSACGEIMKTCAKKGIHNVVIVSGGGKELGGDRAAMEAEVKALSLKHKIRVVGPNCIGMFNAANRLDCAFQGQERMVRSKLGNVAFFSQSGTMGISMLESADVFGLSKMISFGNRSDVDEADMIWYAANDPQTKVIGLYVEGFGDGRKFINTAKRVMKEKKKPIVIWKSGRTAAGAKQAASHTGSLGGSNAMIMGAFKQAGIISVDSYQELVGVLKALAWQPAAKGNRVAMTSNGAGPMIGGIDQLERLGLTIGKLSPQILKKIKARFPPTVPIHNGNPADVGGGATADDYRFVIEQFLAEKNIDIAMPWFVFQDDPLEETIVGFLDELSKKNKKPILAGGNGGPYTEKMIKLIEKHNVPVYQDLRTWVAAASALAQWGKTLGK
- a CDS encoding Glu/Leu/Phe/Val family dehydrogenase, coding for MVKNDPFANATKQVNDACDIIGIKDKELREYLAMPNKMMRVKIPVKMDNGKIRVFTGFRSQHNNDRGPYKGGIRYFNPEGGVEYMEREVMALSSWMTWKCAIVDIPLGGGKGGIYVNPKTEKLSDGEMERLTRQFAYKISEIIGPEKDIPAPDVYTTGREMTQIMDTFSKLNGNKYSPGVITGKPISMGGSLARNVATGLGTAYCVREAAKALKINLKTSKVVLQGFGNASTFAGIYLEKMGAKVIGASDSKGSILFEKGAKVSKLMEYKEKTGSVVGFPGSKKVSTEELLTAKCDILVPGALENQITAKIANNLKCKIIGEAANGPTLPEADPIIAKKKILVIPDILANSGGVCISYLEWVQNNMGYYWSFDEVANKMEKNITKGFKDAYELSKKHKIDMRKATMVLAVERVLEAFNQKGIWP
- a CDS encoding helix-turn-helix transcriptional regulator; the encoded protein is MQELIQSQKIMDEDRKQVILEILADKYCKLILHNTLEKPKSAMEISSEKKIPISTVYRRLQTLYDAKLLAISGSINQDGKKYFLYKSRVKSISLKCDLEVTTVELVPNTSHAS
- a CDS encoding cyclic nucleotide-binding/CBS domain-containing protein — encoded protein: MTSPDSVQQKTLVKQIMNNSIVSVDSSVTATDAAKMMEDTGIGAVIVLENNLPVGIVTDRDFAIKITAHSYPIDTPVRRIMSSPLISIDPDSDLWIASDLMSTRNVKKLPVIDDDKVVGILTSSDLVKHIADH
- a CDS encoding cupredoxin domain-containing protein, whose product is MENKSRKLVVPVSVLTILLISFSINFANAEPVPEWVKNTALWYGEGIISEEEFLNMIKFLIENKVIVLDSITEPAPQIVNTQVIIPNGNFDVTGAGFYSPLNLEIEVGTTVTWVNDDSVPHNIQSMGDSGKVTQLFNSPPLNTGDRFEFTFEKSGVYNYFCSFHPWRVGVVTVS
- a CDS encoding type 1 glutamine amidotransferase, translating into MSNVLLIQNTRIEGSGYLGELLQKDGFEITSVNAKHEKLPDKDFSLVVILGAPESANDDLPYLLAEQQLIRNSVEKDTPILGICLGSQLIAKTFGAKVYAGPKKEIGFYNDLKTSGNSLFFSGFKNPFTVFHWHGDTFDLPQGAIQLASSEHYPNQAFQYKSAVGLQFHLEVNEDMVNLWLDNTEEKLQKIPYIDPQKIRSDLVENIPIVKSNMNNFYKNFKYAFDL